The Gemmatimonadota bacterium genome segment GGCGGGGGAGTGTTGTACAGCGAGGCGACAGACGCGCTGGCGGCATTTGTGGAGCAGACGGGTATTCCAGTGGGAGAGACACAGGCGGGCAAGGGGTCGCTTAATTACGACCACGCCAATAATCTGGGTGCGGTGGGTGTGACGGGTACACCGGGTGCGAATATTGTTGCGCGGGAAGCGGATCTGGTGATCGCGATTGGCACGCGGTTGAGCGATTTTACGACGGCTTCAAAGACGGCGTTTCAAAATCCGAATGTGAAATTTATCGCGATTAATGTGGCGGAATTTGATGCGGCCAAACACGGGGCACTGCCGCTGGTGGGCGATGCGCAGGTGGTGTTGGAGGAGCTTGCAGAAGCGGTGCAGGGGTATCGCGTGTCGGGGGATTTGACACAGCGGGTTGTCGCATTTCGAAAGGCGTGGGAGGCAGAAGTAGATCGCATTTACGATTTGGGTCATCGGCCCGTTTTGAGCCAGGGTGAAGTGATTGGCGCGGTGAATGAAGGTTCGGCGCCGGAGGATGTCATGATTTGTGCGGCGGGCAGTATGCCGGGCGATCTTCACAAGTTGTGGCGGACGCGCAATCCCAAGGGGTACCACCTGGAGTATGGATATTCGTGCATGGGATACGAGATTGCCGGAGGGTTGGGTATTAAGATGGCCGATCCCTCCCGGGAGGTGTATGTGATGGTTGGAGATGGGTCGTATTTGATGATGGCGCAGGAGATTGCAACGGCGGTGCAGGAGGGAATTAAGCTGAATATTGTTTTGCTGGACAATCACGGTTTTGCGAGTATCGGGGGGTTGTCGGATGCTGTGGGGGCGGATGAGTTTGGGACAAGGTATAAGATGCGCGATGAGCGGACCGGGCAATTGGATGGCGAGAATGTGCCGACCGATTTGGCGACAAATGCCGAGAGTTTGGGGGCTTATGTGTTGCGGCCCGAGGGCAGAGAAGGTCTGATGAGGGCGATTGAAGAGGCGCGATCTGTGGATCGCACGACGGTGATTGCGGTGGAGGTCGATCGCGATGTGCGCGTGCCGGGTTACGAGAGCTGGTGGGATGTGCCGGTTGCCGAGGTTTCGGCGGTGGAAGAGGTGCAGAAGGCGAGGGAAGAGTTTGAGGTGATGGTGAAGAAGGAACGGTATTTCTTGTAAACGAATAGACGAATAGACGAATGGTAGTACATACTGATTTGGGGAGGATGGGCGGGATTCGTAGATTCGTAGATTCGCTGATTTGCGGAGGTGCTTTATGAATATTCCCCCATCTGAACATTTTACGCCTGTTTTGCTGGCGGAAAATTACAATGTGGATCGCGTGCAATTAGATGGATTTGGTGGTGAAGATTTGGGCGCAATGTATGGTAGGCAGTCCGTTCTGGGTATGCCATTTGATCTGGGTGCGCCAGGCGAACCGAACAGTATATTGCTCGATAGTGGTGTTGTGCGCGTTGATATGGGCGGTGTGAAGGCGAGCTATGTGGTGTTTTTGCACGGGGTCGAAAATCGCGTGAGTAATTACCAGGAGGAGTTGGCCGATTTTGCCATGGATGGCAATGAATTGGGTGATCATGTGTCGGATTACGTGCTGGAATATGCAGATGGAGAGTCCGAGGCGACGCGTATTTTGCGCCGGTTTGCGATTCAACAGTCCCGTATTGGGTGGGGGGCAAGTGCGTTTGCAGCGATGCCTGCGGCCAAACCAGGGGTTGTGATGGGTGCTACGGATGAACACGGTCTGGGGCGTCGTCCTGCATCGGCTTATGGTCGCGCCGAGACGCGGCACAGTTCGGGGCGAGATGGCGGGCGCATAAAGCTGTGGGTTTATGCGTTGCCCAATCCCAATCCGGAGAAGCCCATTCGGTATCTGACACTGGTTCCCAGGAACGAGCGGTCGCTGGTGCTGGGGATCACGCATACGCAGGTCGCCGATCATCCGCTGCGGCCGGGTGTGCGCCAAAAATTGAAGTTGGCATTGCCCGAGGGCGCGCAGTTGAATAGAAATGGCGAGCTTGAGGATATAGATATTGATCTGGGGGTGGTGATGTCGGCGCGGGCTGTGCTGGATTACGATGCGGAACGCTGGTTGAGCGCAGAGGTGGATGTACAGCCGGAGCGGTCTTCTTCTGAGGTGGTTGTCGAGTATATCGCTCACCCGCAGGGGAAGCTTTATGTGGAGGGGGATGGGGAGGTGCAGGGTTACGATCTGGCAGATGCAAGGGAGATTGTCGAGGTGCAGCCCGCACATCGTCCGGTCGCAATTCGGGTGGTGGAGAAAGGGACCGAGACGCCGGTTGCTGTGCGGTTGCACATGCACGGCGAGGCAGGGGAGTATTTGCCGCCTAAGGGGTATCACCGCAAGGTGAATCCGCACTGGTTTGAGGACAATTACGGCGAGTATGTCAATGGCTTGAATCAGTATTGTTATATCCCGGGAGAATGCGTGGCAGACTTGCCTTTGGGCAATGTGTATGTCGATATTCAGAAGGGATATGAGATTGCGCCGATTCGCGAGACGTTTACGGTTGGTCCCGATACTGATGTGGTGACTTTTGAGATTGATCGCGTGCTCAAGTGGCGGGAAAAGGGGTGGGTGACAGCCGATACGCATGTGCATTTTCTGAGTCCGCAAACAGCGCTTCTGGAAGGCGAGGGCGAGGGTGTGAATGTGGTGAATTTGCTGGCGAGCCAGTGGGGTGAAATGTTCAGCAATGTATCGGATTTTGATGGTAAGACGACTTTGGGCGCAAAGGATTTTGGTGGGGATGGCGAGTTTCTCGTGCGCGTTGGAACCGAGAATCGCATGCAGGTGCTCGGACATATTTCGCTGCTGGGCTATTCGGGGCTTATGATTCATCCGCTGTGTTCGGGGGGACCGTCGGAATCCGCGCTGGGCGACGCGCAGGAAGTCACGATGGCCGAGTGGGCGCAGCAGTGCATTGATCAGGGTGGGCTGGTGGTGATGCCGCACGGTCCAAATCCGCAGTGCGAACGCGCAGCAGATATTGTGCTGGGGTTGATCCACGCGATGGAGATGATGACGTTTAATCCGCACAATGCACAGATCAATCCCTATGGGATTGCCGATTGGTATCGCTATTTGAATTTGGGATACCACATTCCAGTTGTGGGTGGGTCGGACAAGATGGCGGCTGCGTCGCAACTCGGCGGGGTGCGGACTTATACGCATTTGGGAGATCGCGAGTTTAGCTATGAAAACTGGATGGCGGCGACAAAGGCAGGTCATACGTTTGTGACGGTGGGGCCGCTTGCAGAGATTCAGGTGGAAGGGAAGGCGCCCGGTTCACGGGTGCAGTTGCCCGCTTCTGGCGGGACGGTCAATGTGACGTGGGAGGTGGCGTCGGTGCGTTTGCCGATTGATCAGGTCGAGATCGTTGTGGGCGGGCTGACGTATGAGCAGGTGAATGTGGATAAGAGGTTGTCGGCTTCGGGGAGTGCAGAGGTACGGGTGGAGGATTCGACGTGGATTGCACTTCGGGTGCGCGGGAGCTATAAGGGGCAGCACGGGGAGATTGCCGCACACACGAGTGCCGTGCAGGTGGTTGTGGAGGGGATGCCAATTTTTTCACGGGCGGATGCTACGACGGTTTTGGAACAGATCGAAGGGGCAATTGCCTATCTGGATACGCTCGCTCCGCGACCCGAGGCAAGGCGTTTGAAACAGATGCGCGCCACGCTGGAGGCCGCGCACAATCGCTTGCACCAGCAGATGCACAAGCACGGTATTTATCACGATCATACGCCCTTGCACGATCACGGGCATTAGAAAGGTTTTTAATATGAGTGAGAAATTTTCGTTTCGCCCTGTACGCAAACCTAATGTGATCTGGGTTTTTGGGGATCAACACCGCGCGCATGCATTGAGCTATCGGGGTGATCCCAATGTGTTTACGCCGAATATCGACAATCTCGCGCGTGAAGGTATGCGTTTTGACTGCGCAGTTTCCGGTGCGCCGTGGTGCTCGCCTTTTCGCGGTGCGCTAATGACGGGTACTTATCCGCACCAGAATGGGGTGACGCAGACGCCGTCTCCACTGGATCCGGCGATTCCGACTATTGCTATGCCTTTTAATGATGCGGGATATCACACGGCTTATGTGGGCAAGTGGCATTTGGACGGGTCCAATGCGCGGGAGAACTGTGTTCCTCCCGAGCGCAGGGGAAATTTTCAGTACTGGATGGGGTATGAGAATAACAATAATCAGAACGAGTGCTATGTTTATGGTTCGGAGGGCGAAACGCCCCGGCGTTTGGACGGATATGAAACCGATAGTCTGACGACCTTGTTTTTAGACCATCTCGCGGATCATGTAAATGGTGAAGAAGAATATCAGCCGTTTTTTGCCGTGCTTTCAGTGCAGCCGCCGCACGGTCCCTTTGTGCCGCCTACCAATCCGGAGCGCGGTGCGCCCCGGATCCATCCGTCGGATATTCAGCTTCGGCGCAATGTGCCGGTTGTTCCCCGGATCCGCGAGCGGGCAGCCCTGGATCATGCGGGTTATTACGCGATGGTGGAGAATCTGGATTATAATGTGGGGCGGATTCGCATGGGGCTCAAAGATATGGGTGTTGATCGGGAGACTTATGTGGTTTTCTTTTCCGATCACGGCGATATGCTGTGGAGCCACGCGCAGACGGGCAAATCATCGCCGTGGGAAGAGTCGATCCGCATTCCGTTTATTATCGGCAAGGTGGGGGGAGGTGCGAATATGAATACGGGATCTACCGATGCGGTGATCAATCACGTGGATATTGCGCCTACGACGCTGGGTCTTTGTGGTATTCCCGTTCCCGAGGGCATGGTTGGGTACGATTATTCGGGCCACTGTATTTCCAGCAATGCCGCTGAGTTCAAGGGTAAACCGAATAGAAATGCAGAGCCCGATTCGGCGTATTTGCAGCAGATTCCCCGAAAGATGCATTCGCATACTGTGAATAAGGCGTGGCGGGCTGTGGTGATGCGAGATGGGTGGAAATACGCCTGTACGCCGGGTAATGATTGGTTGCTTTTCAATACGGCGGATGATCCGTATGAGCAGGCGAATTACGTCTATAACAGGGCGTTTCAGAAGGAAAAGGATCGGTGCCACGAGCGTCTTGCACAGTGGATTGAAGACACGGGCGATGATTTTGAGTTGCCAGATATTCGGCTCGATTAAAGCGCGGATATTGGGTTTTGAAACCAGTTTTTTCTTGCGGTGTATAATGAGACCGCATAGATTGATAGGCTGTGCGCTTGAGAGAGGCTCACTGTGATGTATTGACAATGGTGATGCCGATGCCCACGAGCGCGAGGCTGAGGAGAATGGCGGGTGAGATGGGGTCGCCGAGGAGGAGGTTGCTGACGACGACGCCGACAATTGGGGTGATGAATCCAAAAACCGAGAGGCGGCTGGCCGAATAGCGTTTTAGCAGGCTGGTGAGGAGGATAAAGCAGAATCCCGCGACGACCAGCCCCTGATAGAGAACGGCACTCAGGACGCGGATATCAAGTTGGATGGCCTGTGTTTCAAATAGTGAGCTGAGGAAAAAAAAGATGGGTACGCTGGGGGCGGATTGCCAGATCAAGACTTTTCCGGGGTGTATGTTCTGGACGAGACGCTTGAGATAAATCTGGCGGGCGCCGAGCAGAGCAGCACTTGCGAGCACGAGGATATCGCCCAGAAGATGTTGAAGTTCGCCGAGTGATAGGCTCTCGGCAAAGATGAGTATTACGCCGAGAAAAGACAATACCATGCCGATCATTTTGCGCGTGCTGATTTTGTCACCCGGTATAAAGATGTGTGCAAACGAGGCGGTGAAGAAGGGATAGGCAGAGATAAAGATGGTCGAGCGGCTGGCGAGGGTGTAATCGGTTCCCGCATTGAGCAGGTATATCTGTGCGAGAAAAAGAAAGATGAGGCCGACTATGCCTCGCCGCTCGTTGGATTTGAGTTTCAGGTCGATTTTCAAGGGGCGCGTCCAGATATAGACGACGAGGCCGCCGAGCAAGAAGCGCATGCCGGCCAGGCAAAGCGGCGGAATACCAGATAGCCCCATTTTGATGGATACGGAATTGCCGCCCCAGAGGATTGCTGTCAAGAGGTTGAGCAGGGCGGCGCGGGTGTTGAGGCGTTCATTCTGGACGTTCACGATCCTCTCCGGAACGTTGATAGGCGCGAATGAATACCAGAAGCAAGGGGAGGACGAGCCAGAGGGGCTGCACGATCGCCGCGAATGTGCCAACCACGCCGAGCAGTCCCGAGATGATGAGTCCGCGGCAGACTGTGATGCGCGTGGCAGGAGAGGACAGGATATTGATTGTGCGGCCGGGTAGTCCTCCGGGTTGCTCAAGGGCGTAATATCCGATGAGGGCGACCGCCCAGGACAACAGGGCGAGGTGCATGCTGGACGTGGAAGATAAAAGGTTCAAATCTATGCCGAGGTCGCGCAGGTGTGCGTGCAGGCATACGAGGAATGCACCGTCTCGCAGAGGCCGAAGCAAGCCCACTTCGTCGAGTTGGGCACTGCGGCGACGCTCTGCAAATGCGATGAGCTGAAAAAATGCGTAGAGTACGACAATGGCTATGGGATACTTAAAGACCACATAGGGGATCACGTAGGACAAGTGGTCGTAAGCGAGCGTTGCCGTGCTTCCCGCAATTAGAAAGGCTATGAGTGGTACGGTGTTTTGTTTTAGAGTTTTCATAGGTGAGATGTGATTATATTGTGTTGTGCTGATGTTGTCAAGGATGGAGGTTGCGTTTTGAAACGGTGGATGCTGTGTTTTGTATGGGGTATGATATTTTTTCAGGCCCCGGTTGTGGATGCGCGAGAGTTTTTGAAAGAGATTGAGACGCATTACAGCGACGGCAAAATTGACGATGCCCTCGAGGTGGCGCGCGCTTTTGTCGAGGCACATGCCGATAGTGTGGCAGCGCACGGTTTTTTGGGTATGCTTTACGCAGAGGCCGGGCAATTAGATGCGGCGGTGGCTGCTTTTCAAAAGGTGGTGGAGATTAAACCGGGCTCTGTTCGCGGATATCGCGATCTGGCGCTGGTGTTCGTTCGACAGGGCAAAATTTCTCAGGCTCTTTCTGCGCTGGATCGGGGTATTGGGCAAAGCAATGAGCCCGCTTTGCTTCTGGCAGAGCGCGCATCTTTGAATAGCGATCTGGGCAAGCTCGGAGAAGCTATTGCCGATTTTGAAGCGGCACTCAAACGCCGTCCCGATTTTATCGAGGCGTATCAATCTCTGGCGCTGACCCATATTGCAGTGGGCGATACACTCAATGCAATTGCCGTGATGGATCGCGGTCTTGATGCCAATCCGGATAATGTGATGTTGATGGTTAACCGGGGTGGGGTTTTTCACGCGCTGGGGATGACGCAGCAGGCATTTTCGGCATATCGACAGGCTGTTGAGACTGCGCCAGAAGATCCGTCGGTGTATCGCGCACTCGGTTTTATGAGTGCAGAAGTGGATTCTCTGGATATCGCACAGGCAGCGTGGGAAAAGGTGCGCGATCTCGCTCCGGATGATCTCGAGGTGCGCGATGCACTTGCCCAGTTGTACGCAGCCAGGGGTAATTTTGACGCCAGTATTGGCGAGATGCTGGGCGTTTTGGAACGCGCGCCCGATGGCAATTTGGTGCGGTTCAGGCTGGCAGAAGTCTATGTGGCTAAGGGCGATATTGCACAGGGCAAGGCCGAGCTGTTGACCTGTATTTCGCGCGCGCCTAAGTGGATTGCACCCTATAAGCGGTTGGCATTGCTGTATTTGGGCGAAGAGAAGGTCGATTCTGCAGGTGTGATTTACGAGAAGGCATTGGAGATTGATCCCAAAGATGCTGAGGTTCACAACAATCTGGGGTTTATTTATTCGGCTCGGGGAGATTTTGACAAGGCGCGAAGGGCGTATGAAACGGCAATGGCCGAAAGCAAGGATGCCAGTACGCTGCGCGACGCACAGGGCAATCTGGATATTATTAAGTCGATTCAGGCGGGCAAGATGCGGGTGCGGCATATTCTGGTGAAGACGGAAATTGAGGCTCAGGAAATTTTGAATAAGCTCAAATCCGGAGAAGATTTTGCCGCTTTGGCGAGGAGTTATTCTATTGATCCTTCAAAAGAAAATGGCGGAAGCACGGGATTTTTCTCTAAGGGCGATTTGCATCCGGATTTTGAAGCTGCAGTGATGAAGCTCAAACCCAATGAAGTCAGTGGAATTGTCAAAACCCCTCTGGGATATCATGTGATTATGCGGGTTAATTGACGGTGTTTCAGAAGACATTATTGACGAACGGCGGCGCATTTTGGTCGCCGTTTCTTTTGGGATAGATAGCGAATGAAAACTGTGCGTAAGGTGATGTTGTGGGGCATTGGGTTAACGCTGCTGGCGGTGTTGATTTACGAAGTTGGAATTATCGCCGCCTGGATACAGGTGCGGCAGATGGGATGGGGCTATGTACCTGTTTTGCTTATTGCACTGGGCTGGCATGTGAGCAATACGTGGGCATGGGCGATGTGTTTTGATGGCGACCGTCCGCATTTTTGGGCACTTTTTTGCACAAAGTTGTCGGGAGAAGCGGTTGGCAATGTCACACCGGCTTCCCATGTGGGCGGTGAGGTGGCCAAAGCGTATATGTTGCGCGACCGGGTTTCTGTGACGCAGGGCGTACCTTCTCTGGTGATCAATAAGACGGTTGAACTGGTGAGCGGCCTGGTCTTTGCGCTGATTGGCACGGGATTGGCCGTGGGCATGTTTTCGCTTTCAATAGAGGTGCAGATTGGGTTGGGAGCTGCCCTGGTGCTGGGTACGGTTGGGATTGTGGCGGCTTATGTGTCTCAGCGCAAACGGGCATCTGTATGGTTGCTGGATGTTTTGAAGAAGTTGCGTCTCTCTTTTTTGGAGTCGAGGCGTGAAAAATTTGAAGAAGTTGATCGGACGATTGCGACATTTTACCAGCAGAACCGCCTGGGGTTCTGGCTGTGTATGGCTCTGCACATGCTGAGTTGGGTTTTGGGAATTTTTGAAGTGTATGCGATTCTCAACTTGTTGGGACAGCCACAATCTTTTTTGACCGCTTTTTTGCTCACGTCTTTGTCGTTGATTATAAATACAGCGTTTTTCTTTATTCCATCGGGGATCGGTGTTTTTGAGAGTGGGCATGTGTTTCTTTTTCAATTGTTGGGGTTGACACCAGAATTGGGATTGGGCGTTGCATTGATCCGGCGCATCCGGAAAATTTTCTGGGTATCTTTTGGATTTGTTTTGATAGCGGTGCGGCGGTGAATTTGTGGAGGGGAACTTCTCGCGGATGAAAACGTTAGTATAGCTTACCCGGACTTTTGTCCGGTTTTTTTGTATATTTTACGATGGCACGGATTTCGCTTATATATAGAGATATTTTGTGCCTGTTTGCATGGTCTCTTTTTAAATATTTGTTTAATATAGATATAGATTTTTATGTATTTGAAATTTTGCGCCGGGGTCCAGGGGTAATATGTTGTTAAATTGCAACAGGTGTGTTGTTTTTTCACACATGTTAAAGCTGTGTGGGTTCTTTTTTGGGATTTTTATCTCATCCCCGTACGCCGAAACGTATGATTTGTCCGCGAGTATTGCACGGGCGATGCGCGTACATCCCGGCGTGCGTGCCGCAACGGTTGATGTCGATATTGCGCGGGCGCAATTAGATCAGGCCAATGCCATCCGCTTTTTGCCGCAGTTTGAGCTGCGATCCTTTATTGGACCTTCGCCCGAGGCGCGCGGCGACGCGCTCGTCGGCGAGACCATGCTGAGTCATTTGAATATTTTTACGCGTACGGAAGCCACAGTTGTGCAACCTCTGTTCACGTTCGGTCATTTATCAGGTGCCAAAGCAGCGGCTATGGCAGGGGTGACGGCTCAGCAGGCGGGGTTGCGAAAAGCGCGAGGCGACCTGGAGCTTCAGGTTGCCGAGGTGTATTTTGGGTTGCAACTGACGCAGGATTTGTGGGCACTGGCACTGGAGGCGCAAAGTGATTTTCAAACGGCGCGCGATTTTGTGTCGGAGAAACTGGAGGCAGAGGAAGGCGATTTTACGTATGCCGATCTGAACCGCATTGACCGGTTTGCCTTTGATGTGCGCGAAAAAGTACACGAAGCAGCGAAAACAAAAGCGCTTGCCGAGTCTGCCCTGCGCATGCTTCTGGGATTGAGTGAAGGAGATTCGCTGGCTCTTGCTGGTCCACTAACGCCTGTTGATGTGCAGATTGAGTCGCTTGAGTTTTATCTCAAACGCGCAGGTGACCGCGAGGATATGCAGCAGTTGCAGGCTGTCGTACAGATACGTGAATCCCTGGTGCAGGTGGCAAAAGGCGAGCAGTATCCCCAGATATTTATTGCGGGTCAATTTAAGTATGGGTATGCACCGAATCGCGACGATCAGACAAGTCCTTTTGCCAGAGATGATTTCAATATTTTGCAGGCAGGGGCGGTGATAGGTGTTCGACAGTCGCTGTCGTTTGGGCTTACGTCTGCGAAGGCGCGAAAAGCGAGTTTGGAATATCAGAAGTTGTTGTATCAAAAGCAACTGGCAGAGAAGGGCGTGGCAATTGAAATTGAGAAGATTTACCGCGAGTTGATCGAGGCAAAAAAAAATATGGCGGCTGCCAGCCAGGCGAGGCGGGCGACCCGCCGGTGGTTTATATCGGTTCGCGATGGATTTAATGCCGGTCTTGAAGAGGCATCGGATATGATTGATGCCGCAAAAGAGTACGGCATTATTCGCGCCAAATATTACGAAGCAGTGTTCAATTTTAACCGATCCTGGACGAGATTACAACGGGCTGTTGGACGCAGTCTTTTGTAAATTCCTCGGGATATTGCGAAAGGTTGTAGAAGTTATGGTGAATAAAGCTGTAATTATTGCCGCCGGTATGGGCAGTCGGTTGAGAGGTTATGGGGCGGATTTGCCCAAGCCTCTCGTGCCCCTGGCCGGCGTGCCATTGCTCAAGCGCACGATTTTGTCGGCTATGCGCGCGGGCATTTCAGAGTTTGTGGTTGTGGTTGGGTATCGGTGCCAGGAGATTATGCACGCACTTGCCGATGATCCGCAGCTTTCGGATGTGGCGATTGATTGGGTTCAAAATAAGGAATGGGCGCGCGGCAATGGGGTGTCGGTATTAAGTGCCAGGGAATATGTCGATGAGCCATTTATTCTTTTAATGTCCGATCATCTGTTTGATCCCGAGATACTGGTCAAATTGCGTCGTATGCCGGTTGGTCGGGATGAAGCTGTGCTGTGTGTCGATACAGGTCTCGATGGCATTTTTGATATGGAAGATGCTACAAAGGTGATGACGCAGAATCATCGCGTGGTCAAAATTGGAAAAGAGCTGGCCGATTTCAATGCGGTGGATACGGGGATTTTTCTGTGCAGTCCGTTTTTGTTTGGCGCGCTCGAGCAGTCTATTGCAGAGGGCGAGGGGTCATTGTCGGGGGGGATTCGCGTTCTGGCGGAGAAAGGCAGTATGCGGACTGCGGATATCGATGGCGCGTTTTGGCTCGATGTGGATACGCCCGAGGCACATGTCCACGCCGAGCAAGAGATGTTTCGCAGGCTCGGCAAGCCGACCGATGGTTTTGTTTCGCGCTATTTCAATCGCAAAATTTCTACGCGCATTTCTCGTGTGCTCGTGCATACACCTGTTACGCCAAATCAGTTGTCGATTGCGACGATGTTGTTGAGTTTTTTGTCGGCATGGCTGGTTTTTAAGGGGAGTACGAGTTATTTGCATCTGGCTCTGGGCGGGCTGTTGTTTCAGTTTGCGTCTATTATAGATGGGTGCGATGGCGAGATTGCCAAATTAAAATTTATGGGTTCTCGCCTGGGCGAGTGGGTCGATACGCTGGCGGATAATATGTCTTATCTCGTGTTTTTTATGGCGGTGCTCGCCGGGATGTATGAATATACGGGTGAGGCATTTTATCCCCTGCTGGGCGGTGTGATGGTTTTTCTCGATGCGTTGGGGGTATTGCTGATTTTTCTGTATATGAAACTGGTGGGGTCCGGCAGTATTGTGAGTTTTAATATGGCGTTTTCGAGCGATGTTCCCGAGAGTGAACGCGGGTGGTTTCACCGTTTTTGTATGTCGCTCAAATTTGTGAGTCGCCGCGATTTTTTTGCCGCGTTCTTTTGCACGCTGGCTGTCGCGAATAGTATTGCGGGTATGTACTGGTTTCTCGTGATTGGTTCTGCGCTGTTGACGGCGGGTATTTTTGGCTTTGGCGGACAGATGCTGCGCGCGCGCGGTGCTTTGAATGTGGATGAGGCGAAGCTGGGAGAGAAAGCGGATTGATGCAAATTCTGTCTGAGTTGAGATAAACTTCTGTTGGGGGGGTGTATAACTTCAACAGAAGTTTGTTTGTACGCGATATTTTTTGCAAGATCATTAGAGAATTTAGTTGCAAAATAGGGCGTTCTTTATTTTTGTTAATACTCATGTTCTCTTTTTTTGAGACAGGCTGTCGTTGTCTTGACTTTGGGGGAAAAAAATATTAAAATGGATGAAAATTCTGTCTGTAAACAAGTTATTGATATTAATAGGCGATATGTTATGATTTTATTGCTCAGATCTGCATTCCTGATGCTCGTTTTGATGGGTGTGGCGGGTGCGTCTGATCAGGGCGATGCGCTGCTCGAGATGGTGAAGAGCCGCGATGGGGCGATTCAGGATATTGTGCGTTCAGAAACCGGGGGCGAT includes the following:
- the iolD gene encoding 3D-(3,5/4)-trihydroxycyclohexane-1,2-dione acylhydrolase (decyclizing), producing the protein MGKTRRLTMAQAIVQFLKAQYVSRDGVEQPFFAGMSGIFGHGNVAGIGQALHEYRDAFRYYQTRNEQAMVHTAAAYAKMKNRLGTLACTTSIGPGATNMVTGAATATINRLPVLLLPGDIFARRNVAPVLQQLESNASQDISVNDCFKPVSRYWDRLNRADQAILALPEAMRVLTSPVETGAVTLCCPQDTQTEAFDYPEALFERRVWVVPRNRPDRDLVSKAAAWIRESVQPMVIAGGGVLYSEATDALAAFVEQTGIPVGETQAGKGSLNYDHANNLGAVGVTGTPGANIVAREADLVIAIGTRLSDFTTASKTAFQNPNVKFIAINVAEFDAAKHGALPLVGDAQVVLEELAEAVQGYRVSGDLTQRVVAFRKAWEAEVDRIYDLGHRPVLSQGEVIGAVNEGSAPEDVMICAAGSMPGDLHKLWRTRNPKGYHLEYGYSCMGYEIAGGLGIKMADPSREVYVMVGDGSYLMMAQEIATAVQEGIKLNIVLLDNHGFASIGGLSDAVGADEFGTRYKMRDERTGQLDGENVPTDLATNAESLGAYVLRPEGREGLMRAIEEARSVDRTTVIAVEVDRDVRVPGYESWWDVPVAEVSAVEEVQKAREEFEVMVKKERYFL
- a CDS encoding CehA/McbA family metallohydrolase is translated as MNIPPSEHFTPVLLAENYNVDRVQLDGFGGEDLGAMYGRQSVLGMPFDLGAPGEPNSILLDSGVVRVDMGGVKASYVVFLHGVENRVSNYQEELADFAMDGNELGDHVSDYVLEYADGESEATRILRRFAIQQSRIGWGASAFAAMPAAKPGVVMGATDEHGLGRRPASAYGRAETRHSSGRDGGRIKLWVYALPNPNPEKPIRYLTLVPRNERSLVLGITHTQVADHPLRPGVRQKLKLALPEGAQLNRNGELEDIDIDLGVVMSARAVLDYDAERWLSAEVDVQPERSSSEVVVEYIAHPQGKLYVEGDGEVQGYDLADAREIVEVQPAHRPVAIRVVEKGTETPVAVRLHMHGEAGEYLPPKGYHRKVNPHWFEDNYGEYVNGLNQYCYIPGECVADLPLGNVYVDIQKGYEIAPIRETFTVGPDTDVVTFEIDRVLKWREKGWVTADTHVHFLSPQTALLEGEGEGVNVVNLLASQWGEMFSNVSDFDGKTTLGAKDFGGDGEFLVRVGTENRMQVLGHISLLGYSGLMIHPLCSGGPSESALGDAQEVTMAEWAQQCIDQGGLVVMPHGPNPQCERAADIVLGLIHAMEMMTFNPHNAQINPYGIADWYRYLNLGYHIPVVGGSDKMAAASQLGGVRTYTHLGDREFSYENWMAATKAGHTFVTVGPLAEIQVEGKAPGSRVQLPASGGTVNVTWEVASVRLPIDQVEIVVGGLTYEQVNVDKRLSASGSAEVRVEDSTWIALRVRGSYKGQHGEIAAHTSAVQVVVEGMPIFSRADATTVLEQIEGAIAYLDTLAPRPEARRLKQMRATLEAAHNRLHQQMHKHGIYHDHTPLHDHGH
- a CDS encoding sulfatase, coding for MSEKFSFRPVRKPNVIWVFGDQHRAHALSYRGDPNVFTPNIDNLAREGMRFDCAVSGAPWCSPFRGALMTGTYPHQNGVTQTPSPLDPAIPTIAMPFNDAGYHTAYVGKWHLDGSNARENCVPPERRGNFQYWMGYENNNNQNECYVYGSEGETPRRLDGYETDSLTTLFLDHLADHVNGEEEYQPFFAVLSVQPPHGPFVPPTNPERGAPRIHPSDIQLRRNVPVVPRIRERAALDHAGYYAMVENLDYNVGRIRMGLKDMGVDRETYVVFFSDHGDMLWSHAQTGKSSPWEESIRIPFIIGKVGGGANMNTGSTDAVINHVDIAPTTLGLCGIPVPEGMVGYDYSGHCISSNAAEFKGKPNRNAEPDSAYLQQIPRKMHSHTVNKAWRAVVMRDGWKYACTPGNDWLLFNTADDPYEQANYVYNRAFQKEKDRCHERLAQWIEDTGDDFELPDIRLD
- a CDS encoding DMT family transporter, which produces MNVQNERLNTRAALLNLLTAILWGGNSVSIKMGLSGIPPLCLAGMRFLLGGLVVYIWTRPLKIDLKLKSNERRGIVGLIFLFLAQIYLLNAGTDYTLASRSTIFISAYPFFTASFAHIFIPGDKISTRKMIGMVLSFLGVILIFAESLSLGELQHLLGDILVLASAALLGARQIYLKRLVQNIHPGKVLIWQSAPSVPIFFFLSSLFETQAIQLDIRVLSAVLYQGLVVAGFCFILLTSLLKRYSASRLSVFGFITPIVGVVVSNLLLGDPISPAILLSLALVGIGITIVNTSQ
- a CDS encoding tetratricopeptide repeat protein, with the protein product MKRWMLCFVWGMIFFQAPVVDAREFLKEIETHYSDGKIDDALEVARAFVEAHADSVAAHGFLGMLYAEAGQLDAAVAAFQKVVEIKPGSVRGYRDLALVFVRQGKISQALSALDRGIGQSNEPALLLAERASLNSDLGKLGEAIADFEAALKRRPDFIEAYQSLALTHIAVGDTLNAIAVMDRGLDANPDNVMLMVNRGGVFHALGMTQQAFSAYRQAVETAPEDPSVYRALGFMSAEVDSLDIAQAAWEKVRDLAPDDLEVRDALAQLYAARGNFDASIGEMLGVLERAPDGNLVRFRLAEVYVAKGDIAQGKAELLTCISRAPKWIAPYKRLALLYLGEEKVDSAGVIYEKALEIDPKDAEVHNNLGFIYSARGDFDKARRAYETAMAESKDASTLRDAQGNLDIIKSIQAGKMRVRHILVKTEIEAQEILNKLKSGEDFAALARSYSIDPSKENGGSTGFFSKGDLHPDFEAAVMKLKPNEVSGIVKTPLGYHVIMRVN